Below is a genomic region from Muntiacus reevesi chromosome 19, mMunRee1.1, whole genome shotgun sequence.
tcctcagtttcttcattctcctctgttgaatctgctgctgcttcttgtgCAGCCCTGAAAGCCTGCTCCTCTTCCACAGTAGGGTCATCCATTTCTGTAATTTCTGGTCCACTGGGGTACTCTTGATAAACGGGTGGTGGAACTGGGGGTGTATAGCTGTCTGGACTATATTTATGACCCCAGCCTATGTAGAGATTTTCAAACTttctgtaagttaaaaaaaaaatgtagatcatataatttttcagtaagaaaaacTTATCCTTTTCTGTAAGAATAAAGTACTTAAGAGTATCATAGTCCCATAATGTTAAAACAGTACAGTATAATTAAAATGCATCAGAGGTGAAATATCCCTACACGATTCTTCTACCACAGGgagttgtgtgtgtttgtgcttagttgtgtccgactctttgcgaccccgtgtacTGTggcctttctgtccatgggatttcccaggcaagaatactggagctggttgccattacctcttccagcggatcttcccgacccagggattgaacccacatctctcacatctcctgcattggcaggtagattctttaccacgcacaacctgggaagcccacaggggGTTACTATGACCCAAACTGCTCAAGCTGGTTAAGAAGCCAGACCCTGTCAAAATGTACCCTACACCTGGACCACAGCCTTtgatcttttaattattttcagaaaaacaaaacaacaaagttaAAAGTTGCATACATTCCTTAGAGTTAGGAAGAATTACGAAGTTGCCAATCTAGCAAACGGCTGCATGAGGAGTTGGGCTTGTGGTTGGAAACCTATGTGTGATTTTTCAGGTCCAACCTTGGGCAATCACAAAAGCTTCCCCTGGTAGACCTCATGGAGAAAACTGCTCTCTCCACACCAGACTTGGTGCACACCCGGGGCACTGCAGTCTCAAAGGAGTTGTGGGCAAGGACTCTGGTCCCTCTGGCCTGTCATGCTCTTGATAGAATTGTGTTTCTGGCCCAGGTGCCTTTATTCCCAAGCCTCTTCATCTGGGGCCTTCAGCAGAAGTCTTCAGGCCCCTCTGCCAAGGCTTCCTAATGGGGGTTGAGTAAGAAAAGAGGAGAGCTTATAGATGCTTTCCCCTACTCTGCCTCAGTACCTAGtagctgttttgtttttgatttttggcattatggcatgtgggatcttagttcctcgaccagcgATTAAATCTGCATCCCCtggagtggaagctcagagtcttaaccgctgaaccaccagggaagccccagtacccAGTCCTTTTTTCTAGccctccccaccttcctctgGTCACAGGTCCATACAACTGCAAGAGCATTATGTTGAGGACTTCCTTGTCAGTGGGATGACCTCACAACTGTGCTGACCCATCTGACTTTCCACCAGTGTGGCATTCCATGTGGGCAAATGGAATGAGGTGGTGGACAGCAAGTAGAATCAGTGCTTCAACTTGCTTATGCTATCACAGTAAGTGATTAAAGGCTTgaaaacactttcatttttggCTTGTTGATCTCATGGCTACTCTGATATTTGACCACTCGGTTCTCCAGCTCAGCCAAGCTTCTGACCTTAGGTTATTAAGTAAGAAATGGAAGCATAAGACAAATGGAAATATATGCTCTGGGTGGCAAAAGGACATTGACTATCCTCTTATCCTAATTCTCTTGAAAGTGATAGCCTaaatcatacatattttaaattatcttttctcAAGATATCTAACAAAAATGATGACTCAATTTAACACTGCTTAGAATTACCTCCATAAAATGATTATCAATTACTCAAATAACCAtagaataaaaaacattttagctCCATTAATTGGATAATTCAGATGAAAATGCAGAAGTCTGAATTACTCTAATGTTCTGAGTTTGATGCTTTGTTGTATAAGATGGATGTTGTTTGAATTCATCTTATGCCATTACAGACTTGACATGCCAAAGAAGAGTTAAAACAGTAGTAACTTAACATTCCAGTGATAACTTATAATTTCCAGAAGTTAAATCATCAAGATAACAGCCTTACAAGTGGGCACATACTTACTTGCCATTGGAAAAGGCATATGCTCCAGGCCAGAGGTTGGATCTAAGGACTGCAATCGCATATTGAGGAATGAGATTTGAGGATAACCGTGTTGTCCAAGGCGATGTATTCTGGATCTCTGTAAACCAAAGAGAAATTCAAAATAGATTTAACTCCTAAATAGACAAGCATATACTGTGTAGCATAAAAGCTATATTTATAaaccttaaaacacacacacacttgacatAGAAAAGTTAAAACATCTGTTTAACATAGGATCAGGAGGGTATTATATGAACATCGTGGAacaatgaaatttgaaaaaaatgtgtgtttatatatatatgtgtacatttgaACAACAGAGAAAATAAGTTTTACCAATGGAGACGAGGTCTGTGTGGTAGGGGGAAAAATATGTGATGACCAAATCATTGTTGTGAAAGAGAGCTAGGGTTTGGAGCGTGAACACTCCAAAACTgaataggaagaaaagaagaatatgAGAACAATagtatattggaaaaaaaataatactccATGATATTTTACACTATGTCATGTGTTTACGATCTGTAGAATGCAGAAcaagtatgattttaaaaaaaaagataactgtcAGCATTTCTAGTAAGAGAGCCAACTTATGTTTCCCCTCTGCAATACACTCCTGCAACCTCTGTCCTAGAAAGTTCTTTGTGGGGCTGGCCACATTACATTCTTTATTCCCACCATTaattacagtgtgtgtgtgtgtgtgtgtgtgtgtgtaaaggttTCCCCCACTATCCAAAAGTAGAGCGCTCCTATGAAACCTTTTGTAAGCCAAAGTGACATGGAGCAAAGAAGCAATTACcttaggacacatcttgctaaTAGATTGCCAAGATAAACTGAGATAAAGCACAGAAGCTCCAAACACAATTCAAAGCTATGACAACTTGATGCTGAGTGTAGTTCCTGGGGAAGGAACTTGAAGGTGCCGCTCTGACAGCCTGAAGCGTGTGGGGCCCTATAACTGTTCACAGCAAAAATGCTGAACATTacttttgttttgccttttcttaaaaaaaaaaaaaaaattatatcagtGAAAATTGGTACTGATGTAGTTCTCTCGTAAGAGCAAAGTGCTGTAAAGTGATTTTTTGAAAAGCAAGAAATAcctgtgtatatattaatatatgggtttccctcatagctcagtcagtaaagaatccgcctgcaatataggagaccccggtttgatgcctgggtcaggaagatcctctggaggagggcatggctacccactccagtaattcctgcctggagaatcctcttggtcagagaagcctggtgggcagcagtccaaggggtcacaaagagtcggacacaactgagcaacttagcatgcagcatgtCACCATGCCAAGATCTTATGTTATTTggactatattccccacactctACATTTCATAGCCATGAGTGATTTATCTTGCAACTGGAAATCTGTCTCTTCTAATCTCCCTCACCCAATTCTCTCATCCCCCCACAATATAGTATTTTCTAATTAAGGCATGTACATTTTTTAGATACTATGTTATTGTACACTAAATAGACTGCAGTAGagtgtaaacataatttttatgtgcactgggaaaccaaaaaattgacTTATTTTACTGTAATATTCAAATTTTCTGCAGCGGTCTGGAATCTGTCTtacaatatctccaaggtatgttcctatatgggcttccctggtggctcagagggtaaaaggTCTGCATGCAATgatggagaccagggtttgatccctgggtggggaagatcccctggagaaggaaatggcaacccactccagtattcttgcctggagaatcccatggatggaggagcctggtgggctacagtccatggggtcgcaaagagtcagacacgactgagtgacttcactttcattttcatgcttgtatatatacatgtgtacatatttatgtatgcctatatacacgcacacacacacatacatatacatatatggacaCACAGACATTTGTAGGATATGTAAAATTACCTAAATCTTCAGAGACTGGTGTCAAGAGTGGAGGCCCCACTTCCTGCTCTATGTTGTCAggctcttctcctttttcttcttcttcttcatcttcttcttcctcttcctcctcacttTTTTCTTTGGGGTTGAACCAATTACAGCGACCCTGGGTAAAAATATTGCAAGATCTAGTGGTCTAATGAGGACCTTAAAATGCCAGAATATTCCTTTGGATTGAAGTAAGTATCTGCATGGTGTTCCACTGTGTGGCATattgatcattcattcattcaatgtatATTTACCAAATGCTATCTTGATCTATGCTATTTCAAGCAAAATATTGTTACAgagtatttatatattaaaattattcaaaCCTCAGTGAAAAAGGTAATAATGCATTTTGCTAATTTATATGACGGTAAGTTACTATTAATAGCAACAATGTGATAATAAGATTAGGTATGAAGTTTTGAGGttataatttctcatttaattaaCTCATCTAGAGATATTTAAGAATATCTCTTATCTACATCAAAGTATAGTGAAGATATTCTACCTGCCAATGAGACTGTTTAATGGATTGTTTAAGAGTGTGGACTCTGGATCCATTCTGCTCGTTAACATCTGAAACTTATTAGATGTGTTTCCCTTGTGACATTTCCTAAACTTTCtgccttaatttcctcatctgtacaataagGATATTAGTCTTTTATACAGGTGTGAGTTTTAAAtgagctactatatataaagtgctGTTAAAAACTGGCAGAATAGATTCTATGTAACGACTATATGACACTTTACTTGTTTttgttaaaaatcttttattgttCATGCAAAAAAGTTCCTTagctaataaaaatagaataaaagaacTCTTCCCAAAATTAATGTacccatttatatttaacatataaaaataatttcacaacacGTTTAAACCTAAATTCTTCCATAACTTGCCAAATACtccatgtgtgtgcttagttgctcagttgtgtctgacttttagcgatcccctggactgtagtccaccaggctcctctgtccatgggcattctccaggcaagaacattggagtgggttgccattccctcctccaggggatcttcccaactcagggatcaaatccaggtctcccacattgcgggcagattctttaccatctgagccacaagggaagctcaaataAAATAAAGCCCATTTTACTTccatttggaaataaaatctgtttgaAGATCCTGGGTCTAAACGACTTGACAGTTATATACCACTTTGTGTTTAGATTTTTTAATTGTCTCTGTCTACAGTCTGAAGGCCTTTGTCTTGAATATACTGTGTGCATTATAGacagaatttaataaatatttattgactagcTGATAGGCTGAGAATTGCAAAACTCCTACCTGAGGGAGGATATGTTGTACATGATGAACCCAATTGGATAGGGATTCCACTAGATCAATCACTTGGATGCCTTCAAAATCAGGGTTTTCTTCAAAGCTATCTCTCccactttctatttcttcttcctcttctccttcttcttcaccAAAATGATAGAATCCTAGAGGGCTGACATGGGTCCCTGCTGAAATTCTGGCAATTTGTGCTCGTAAGTAATTACTCTCATTTCCTGGGAAGGGTGGGTAGCTTATAATGGGGGTATCCAATCGCCCAGTGAAAAACTTCTTGATTTTTCTTGCAATAACGATTTGTGCAGGTGTCACTGCTGGTAACTTCACCCATGGTCTTCCTGGTTCATTGCAAACAAAATAGACATATTTGTTGGCACCtgttctgctttcttcttttggAATAGCCTGTGGGACCTTGTAAAAGGGCCTTGGTAATTCATCTTCATCGTCTTCATCAgcttcactgtctccattgtccCTCTCTTCAGGTACGTCTTCCTCTTCCACCTCCTCTTCATCTTCTCCCTCACGGAATTCCACTTCAGCTACAATATAATTCATTTCCAGACCTAAGATCTTGCCCCAGAAACGACATTTTTGGATTGGGTGGGTGTCAGTAAGCTGCTTGAGGGCAAGAAATATGCGGTAAGTTTCATCCGTGCCCAAACCAACTCCAGCttgttcaaaataaaaagctgattCCATTATGTTTGGAAGAGCGTGTTCTGCCTGGGAATACAAGCAATGTGATTAATATTTCATCCATAAGAGAACTGCTTACAACCCGAAGacttaatgcaatccctataaaaaagacctttttcatagaactagaacaattaatactaaaatttatttggagctacaaaagacccagaatagacaaagcaatcctgagggggAAAAGAAGCTGGAGgtataaccctcccagacttcagacaatactacaaatgCTActataatcaaaacagcatggtattggcacaaaaatagacatatagatcaatgaaacagaatagagagcctagaaataaacctgtgtatctgtggtcaattaatctacaacaaaggaggcaagaacagtatacagtggagaaaggacaatctcttcagcaagtggttttGGTAAAGCTGGACAGCCACATACAAAtaagtgaaattagaacattccctcaCACCAtctacagaaataaactcaaaatggcttaacaACCTACATATGAGTCATGAcaccatgaaactcctagaacaaaacataggcaaaacattcttggacataaatcatagcaatattttctcagatcaatctcccaaggcaaaagaaataaaagcaaaaataacaaatatttgatCCCCACATGCTGTTTTTCCCCAGTCTTGTCAGTACTACATACAGCTACATAACCAAGTGTTAGGAGtaagatatttttagaaaagatcAGCTAATGTCAAGTCCTTGACACCTATCACTTGTCCCTTCTGACTAGTCTATATCTCACCATGCCATTTGTGTCTCCTTATGAAGGCTACAGAGCTCTAGAGGGTTTGCGTGTGTGTTTACTAAGTTTCTTCATCATGTCCAAccctctgcgaccctgtggactgcagtcctccaggatcctcttaccatgggattctccaggcaagaatataggagtggattgccatgccgtcctctaggggatcttcccgacccagatatCTAActcgcatctcttaggtctcctgcactggcaggcgggttctttaccattagatcCACCTTGTATATCCCTACCCCTCCTATCTATCCTTGACTGAACTCTGTGTCCTTTTTTGAACATATCTTACTCCAAACATCAAATTTGCAAGTATGTAGATGATTTCAAATAGCCTAACAGTAATGGAACATAGAAGCTCAGTAGATGTACAGTATAAATTACTCAGTAGAATAAATTGCAAATAAGCAGACTTTTAGGAAACAAAGCGGATActgatttgaaatatttgaagGTAAAATTTCTGTAATACAGATGATTTTATTCTCAAATGATAGTTTTTAATCTCTGTCACCAACTTtctatgtaaatattttcaacaatTTATCTTTGgggattaaaagaaatattttatttctctcctaTTATGTCTGATTgacataatatacatactgtCAAGGTGCAATATGAAGAAGTAGCCTtggaagaaaatgcaaatgacaTTAGAAgctcttttaatttttccagtAAATTAAGGGGGAAAATGTTCATCTTGATTGAaagccaaattttattttatgtgccatttattcattcattcaacaaatactcagTAAGAAACAGCTATGCATTCAGGCTGTCTCaggcattttggaaaatataaaggaTGAAGGAACCATTTCAGCTGATACCAAGGGGTTTAGCCCCACAAACATAAAATAGCTAAATCTGTGAAATACTAAAACACAGTGTGAAAACATAAGAAACTCTAACCAAGGAAATGAGTGGTGTGAAATGAGGTTGCAAATACTATTTAGTAAGCTATAAAAAGGCAGTGGGTATGAATTTAAAGCTACACTCCATTCACCTCAAAAAACCCATCAAGATTGACCTCTTCAAATTTACAAGAGTGACTTACTATTTCATCTTCCAGCTCTTGGTCAGCTCCTTCTAAATTTCCCTGAAGAAAAAGAGTTTTCTGCTTCTCTGCTACTTCATAGGTTGCAAGCATCTCATTCTCATTTTGGAGTGTATCTAATTTTTTACTAAAATGTTCCATCTTGACATCTTGGCTAATATTTTCAATGATGTCCACAGCATTTTCAGGACGCTCATCTAAGACCTTGGTCAGCATTTCAGAAAGATGATCATATCTACCCAAAAGAGAAAATTCCAGATAATATCCCTGTCTAAAGcatttgaagaaatatttcatACATATTCAGTGGGTTTTTAGGAAACTTCAACAACCTGAAAACTTGAGAGATTTTTAGTGGAGAAACTCAGTAACTTTTACCACTGCCAAGAATAACTTGTCCTAGAACTTTTTAAGAAATTCCTTCAATATGATATGAATATTTAActtattaaagaaaaacacattacAGCAAGATACATGTTCTACATCAGctacatttttcactttttatttcagaTCAAAATCTctcagttttatatttaaaagtgactaagcttatttttcattcttttaacataACTTCTTTTCTATCCCCCTTTCCCACCCCTCATTAAATCtaacttgatttttaaatccAGCTGACTCTTTTAAGATCAGTTCTCTTTTTACACATTTCCTAAGCCAGTTATATACTTCATTGTTTTTAGACCTacaagaaatacatttcatattgcaaccccaacccaccccccacacacaaatgGAGAGAAAAATGTCATCTGATGTTACGCACGTTTATTAAAATGTGATGCACTCTAatattttttgtccttttctgttAAAACCACTGctgtaactttttatttcataactGAGTTAGTGAAGCTGCCTCTAACCTCTCTATTGATTCATTAATTAATCTCTAATCTCTCATTAATTCATTACATTTTACACAGAACTGTTAGCAGGTGCTTTTTAAGATATCAGTTTTACAATGTGAAATTTACTACTGAAGAACCCAATATGCCTGTCAAACTGCTCTCAGGTGAGATAGAAATTCCTCTGT
It encodes:
- the RSPH4A gene encoding LOW QUALITY PROTEIN: radial spoke head protein 4 homolog A (The sequence of the model RefSeq protein was modified relative to this genomic sequence to represent the inferred CDS: inserted 1 base in 1 codon), whose amino-acid sequence is MEDSIPVNQKIEHQELGETGQPWEETVTTSQDPELGLSEALELQQRPETGLQPRSSPPRTPGSGARTPDRPVDDLVGQCSSFPPSSSQELPSTLSPLALARQDFMAPSQSDKTTSVVSEVETPHFGHLEQLSDKGRSTPHQTCQSEGNTFHQPQQTKYPLHELRDVSHHTSKQKELRFDIFQEDDSNNNCHLDQPESGASEVXPSMLEIAIQNAKAYLLKTSSKSGLNLYDHLSEMLTKVLDERPENAVDIIENISQDVKMEHFSKKLDTLQNENEMLATYEVAEKQKTLFLQGNLEGADQELEDEIAEHALPNIMESAFYFEQAGVGLGTDETYRIFLALKQLTDTHPIQKCRFWGKILGLEMNYIVAEVEFREGEDEEEVEEEDVPEERDNGDSEADEDDEDELPRPFYKVPQAIPKEESRTGANKYVYFVCNEPGRPWVKLPAVTPAQIVIARKIKKFFTGRLDTPIISYPPFPGNESNYLRAQIARISAGTHVSPLGFYHFGEEEGEEEEEIESGRDSFEENPDFEGIQVIDLVESLSNWVHHVQHILPQGRCNWFNPKEKSEEEEEEEDEEEEEKGEEPDNIEQEVGPPLLTPVSEDLEIQNTSPWTTRLSSNLIPQYAIAVLRSNLWPGAYAFSNGKKFENLYIGWGHKYSPDSYTPPVPPPVYQEYPSGPEITEMDDPTVEEEQAFRAAQEAAADSTEENEETEEEEDEEDDYD